ATTCACTCGGTAGgccaatatggcggcgcccgCTGTTGTTGTAGTCTGCTTCTCGTAGATCGGGCGTTAGCAATCGCTGGTCCGTGCAAACGCTGCTGACTCAGCGGATCTGTGGCAACGGGAGTGGAACAGCCCGCCGTCGTGTCAAGCCAGCCATGAAGAAGCGAAGTTCAAAACTCAAGACGAGGGATGCATCGAGTCGCATTGACAAGGTAACTGACTGGCAGCAACACAGGCCTTCATTTGCGACTGACGCTGTCGTACGCGATCGGCGCGATCGGATTATTTCTGTCATGATGATGGGATATGGCGATCACCAGGTAACGCCGCTTGTTCTTTCGGTGTTTCGCGATGTGATGAGAGCGTCACGCTGTCAACGCTGCATCGATCGCTTAGATCCGCCGTAGCGTTTGGCGTTGCGAAGGTTGCCGGTTGTCATTGACCTTCGTTCAGAGGTTGCTCGTCCGGCATGCCCGCAGGGGCCCGTCCAGTTTTCTGGATGGGACAGTTGAAGTTGCGGCGTTCACCGTTTTGTTCGAAGACGTTATTTACGCACCTATGCAACGTACGTGTTCCCGATGGATTAAAAGTGCTCCAAGCGATCTTAAGCATGTTACCTTCAACAAACACTCTCGCTTCCCTTGAAACCCGCAACCGATCTCCAGATAACGGCTGCGCGAAAAATTGCTAAGAGCGCTAGCTACACGCGGAGCGTAACACTGTACTGAAATTGTTAATTAATTTCGCATTTCGGCCGGATGTGTAGATGTGTTGCGACGAGCGTTCCCGGCCGAGGTCGCGGTCTGTGGTGTAAAGAATCGGATGTGTATAACGAAAGTGCGGATTTAGATCGTGGTTTACGATAAGTTACTATAAGTTACTATAAGCACTCACACCTCCTGTAGTTACGGTTGGTTAACGTTGTTCTGCTTCCTTTAAGTGCGATGTCAATATGTCATTGGGCAACATCATATTTCTAGTTTAGCTTAATTTTGCCTGCGACTAAGAGGAACTTCTGCTCATGTTTATGAAGCTCTATGAAAATGTATATTGTAGTACAGCCTGCTGAGCTACATGTGAGCTTGTTGGTTTATTAGCTCGCAGCTTTAGTGCAAGTGTCTTATTAGTGACCTCAGCTTGACTAGTATCGAATACTTTTGGTGGTCGCGTAGCAGATGTGAGTTTATTTGTGGTCAAGGCTGCCTTGTGGCGTTATGCAAAGTTACTGAGAAGAAAAGGTGCACTTACCTGCAAGGGTTGCCCTCGGAACAGGCATCAAATTTAAAACAAGAAACTGTCACTTCAACCAAATTATCTTTCATTGTTGTATTTGATGCGGACCAAACAAATTTTATTCGAAGGAAATGTTGGTAATGAAAACCTGCTGGGAGGAACTCTGGCTGCAGTTTGTGCCACCATGACGTCCAAGGCATGAACCATTGGGTATAGATTTCAGTGTTTTAGATTTTTCAGAATAGCTTCTTGAACGATCGCCACACACAAAAGAAATGATGCTGtggccatttttctttttaacagtTTGTGAGAAAATCAGACAGACATAGAACCCATTTGTTATAAAAAGTGACGTCTCACTGTGTTTTGTTTGCGTGTTTGTAATAAGCACAAATCTCAACATTTACTAATTGCACTTCTTTGTAAGtgaagaaagaaagcagttctGTTACACACAACTAAGACAAGTTCTGAAACACATCCAAAATGTAGGTAAACATACTCAATTGTTAGATCATTCTGTTATGAGTACCTGAGCCTAATATTAGGTCTGTGGGTGCAGAAAAGCATGTTTATATTATTGCATAAAAGCTCGTCTTACTTTTGTTGCACATGTTTGAAATCCCTGTTTTCAATCACGTTTTAATGCATGTCATTTTGGCTAGGCATGCACCATTGTGTAGGATTTTTGCAATAAGTAGTGAATTGCCCTGCCATTTGTAAATGTTTTTCATTGGCATGCTTTCAAATAACTATTGTTTGGTAACGCTGCAGGACATATAATCAGTTCTTTGGGTGCAGGGCATGCCCAGAACTAAGCTGACCACAGTATAGCAGGGATTATTATTGACATGACTCTTGTCTAAGTGGTTCTCACTTTAAATGTATGTTGGCTGCCAGAACACTTACCATTGCAGCAACTTGATGGAGTGGAATGAAGTAAACGTGattgtttcctttcttcaagATGCACTCGGCACCGCCAGAGGTGCTTGAAGACTTACCGTTGGCGATCAGTAGCAAGATCACCATGTCCGATGAAGAGCTGGTGCACCTCTCGGTTCGTGACCTTAATCGCCAGTTGAAGGCGTCCGGCCTGACCCGGTCCGAGATCGTCAAAATGAAGCAGCGGCGGAGGACACTCAAGAACCGAGGCTATGCAGCCAGGTATGCTGGCTTGCCAAAACCTGCACAACCCTTCGTGCTTTGTTGTGCAGAAAATTTGTACTGGAGAGCTCATCGTCTACCACTGAAATTAAAGCTGGTGTTCATGTTCAATACATATTTTGAGCTACTGCACTGTACACAGTACCCTCAGGCATTGTTGACATCGAGGAGGCATAGAGGCCATCtgcaaagcaaaaaaacaaacagaCTCTGTACTTGTGATGCAAGAAAGTGCTATTCAGCTGGTCTTTCTTGCTTTCTATAACATCTATAAATGGAATTTAATTTGGCAGCAAAGTATAAGTGTGGTGTAAGTGTCGTTTGGTACAGATTGTGCATTCAGATTTTAAAATTTAGGCTTCATTATAGATTCTCTTCAGTGGCACCTAGCTGAAAATGCTATGCATAAAAGCTTAAatgatgcaaagaaagaaaatcagGAAATACCCGCTGAGTTTTAGTTTTCTACACACTCAAAGATAGCAAACTGTAATATGCCAGTGTTTCCTATACAGAACAAGGAGGCCCACAAATGGATTTATTGAGCTTGACACTTCGGCAAGTACTATAACAGACGGATTAGAGGTCACTGAAAGAaagaatgagtgccaagggaaAGCAAAGTGCAGTCAAGAATGGTAGAAAATTAGGCGGTGTGATGAAGttcggaaatttgcaggcacaacttggaatcaggcagtgcaagacaggggtaattggagatagttgggagaggcctttgtcctgcagtggacataaacataggctgatgacgatgaaagCAGTTTCTATTGTACTCTTTTGTTCAATAAGTTCAGTTGTAATATTCTTCCATtggcagaagtcacatataacgaTGTATTTATGTAAGAATATGTAAGGCTTGATTTACCTGTCATGAGCACACTTAAGCATAGATTATGTGAGCTGAGGCAAAAAGATGCAGACACATCCAGCTTCATTCAGTGACTGCACTAAGCAACACTGCTGAAATGTACCCCTTAAACTCATTAAAACCATAATGTGAGCACAGAGAGTAAGCCTATAAcgcaactgtcttttttttttttttttttgatggtaaAGGTAGTGCAGTTGTAGAGTTGTGGTAGAGCACCCGCTTCAgagctgggaggggggggggggggtttcttgGTTCAGACACACAAATTTGTAAACAAATCATTTGCCTTTATTTTCGCTTTCAAGGCTTCGACCGTCTTGTTTAAAGAAGCCGTGATGTTGCAAGGATATCCCAATACTTATTTCGTAACTACTTAGTGCAGCAATAACTGCCATTATAAGACTGAATACAAACTGCATGTGTGTTTATCCTTGTTTTGTGTATGTGTCTTTTCTCTGTTTTTGTTTCCTTCATGAGGTATGTGTTCAATCTTGTAACTAACCAACTACCTTGATGACAAGTTCTATTCAGCTTCTAGTAATTCACAATACTTAATAAACCTAAACTTTTAAGTTCTTTCCCAGTAATAATAACAGAATGAAAGGGACCATCTAGGATGTAATTAGCTTGTAGACGTAATTGTGTTTAATTCTTGTTGCTGCTCTTTTGGGTTTGCACATCAGTGTTTTTGATACTTTTCCAGCTGTCGCAACAAACGGCTAGAGCAAAAGGACGACTTGGAAGGTGAACGGTCAGTGGTGATGCAAGAGATCACAAGACTTCAGGAAGAAAACAAGACACTGGAGGGTGAAGTGGACAACTTGCGCTCAAAGTACTCAACCCTACTGGACTATGCCCGTAAGCAGGG
Above is a genomic segment from Dermacentor andersoni chromosome 8, qqDerAnde1_hic_scaffold, whole genome shotgun sequence containing:
- the LOC126525835 gene encoding transcription factor MafK-like, translating into MKKRSSKLKTRDASSRIDKMHSAPPEVLEDLPLAISSKITMSDEELVHLSVRDLNRQLKASGLTRSEIVKMKQRRRTLKNRGYAASCRNKRLEQKDDLEGERSVVMQEITRLQEENKTLEGEVDNLRSKYSTLLDYARKQGVPLPDDLNTNF